A single Bremerella cremea DNA region contains:
- a CDS encoding P-II family nitrogen regulator: MKQIIAIVKPYLAEKVLDTLSRAPLEALNVREVKGFGRQKNYLDEYGESEYSKTFLPKIEISAWLDDARVEETLRKIVAVARSGRMGDGKIFVLPTAFQADMIDIAEVEQRET, encoded by the coding sequence GTGAAGCAAATCATCGCCATCGTGAAGCCCTATCTCGCCGAGAAGGTCCTGGATACGCTCAGCCGAGCCCCGCTAGAAGCCTTAAATGTCCGCGAAGTGAAGGGGTTCGGGCGGCAGAAGAACTATCTGGACGAATATGGCGAAAGCGAATATTCGAAGACGTTTCTTCCGAAGATCGAGATCAGTGCCTGGTTAGATGATGCTAGAGTAGAAGAGACCTTACGAAAAATCGTGGCCGTTGCCCGGAGTGGGCGAATGGGAGACGGTAAGATCTTTGTCTTACCTACGGCTTTTCAGGCCGATATGATTGATATCGCGGAAGTGGAACAACGCGAAACCTAA
- a CDS encoding DUF1559 domain-containing protein, producing MHKRLAFTLVELLVVIAIIGVLIALLLPAVQQAREAARRMQCTNNLKQLGLALHNYDAALGKFPPGGLGYPMVWSPQSQLLPYVEQGNLQDLLDFSKPPMAAFGGPTQNEEAAKVTIEMLLCPSDKDKVPGSLYGGISYPASMGSGINERNNSADDGSNANADGLIYSLSKNSFRDVIDGTSNTVVFSEHLLGDGTDSAPPTGDYRFRVIELSTSTQTTDSACTAANAPKWSGQRGSKWINGHLNDTLYNHWHGPNSIKPDCHNGYHNFALTSARSQHPGGVQVSLVDGSARFVAETIDLTIWRAIATRAGGEVTSGF from the coding sequence ATGCACAAACGACTCGCTTTTACGCTGGTCGAGTTGCTGGTGGTGATTGCCATCATCGGTGTCTTGATCGCACTCCTGCTTCCCGCCGTTCAGCAAGCCCGCGAGGCCGCTCGGCGGATGCAGTGCACGAACAACCTCAAGCAATTGGGATTGGCACTGCACAACTACGATGCCGCCCTGGGAAAATTCCCTCCGGGCGGACTGGGGTATCCCATGGTTTGGTCGCCTCAATCGCAACTGCTTCCGTATGTCGAGCAAGGCAACCTGCAAGACTTGCTCGATTTCTCGAAGCCTCCGATGGCTGCCTTTGGTGGCCCAACTCAGAATGAAGAAGCCGCCAAGGTAACCATCGAAATGCTGCTTTGCCCCAGCGACAAAGATAAGGTTCCCGGTTCGCTTTACGGTGGTATCAGCTATCCTGCTTCGATGGGCAGCGGTATCAACGAGAGGAACAACTCCGCCGACGACGGCTCGAACGCCAATGCAGATGGGCTGATCTACTCGCTCTCGAAGAACAGCTTTCGGGATGTGATCGACGGGACAAGCAATACGGTTGTCTTCAGCGAACACCTGCTTGGTGACGGCACCGACAGTGCCCCACCGACCGGTGACTATCGGTTTCGCGTTATCGAGCTATCGACCTCCACGCAAACCACCGATTCGGCTTGCACTGCCGCCAACGCACCGAAGTGGTCGGGGCAGCGCGGCTCCAAGTGGATTAACGGTCACCTGAACGACACGCTCTACAACCACTGGCACGGGCCTAACTCGATTAAACCGGACTGCCACAACGGTTATCACAATTTCGCACTTACCAGTGCACGCAGCCAACACCCTGGCGGTGTTCAGGTTAGCTTGGTCGACGGCAGCGCTCGCTTCGTTGCCGAAACGATCGACCTTACTATCTGGCGAGCAATCGCTACGCGTGCTGGCGGCGAAGTGACCTCCGGCTTCTAA
- a CDS encoding DUF1559 domain-containing protein — protein MRKQSAFTLVELLVVIAIIGVLIALLLPAVQQAREAARRMQCTNQEKQLVLAMHNYESTFRKFPGLPFISQYGFSVQAKVLPYVEQGNLQELIDFKVPLMLGSGGSQYLNPVHGPAAQTVVQLFLCPSDGENPVFTNDNTGDYSFAGTNYVVCTGDGTGSNYDTRAATNGMFWQGSQTGFRDMTDGSSNTAVLSESLLGDKSEGSGQVTNAQRQMARYRGGGMGASGEGFTGAPGHNPDMVAAASGAGNIDGRGRSSWIWGREHLNSFNTYMTPNNTVPDVHRNGFGWFAPRSHHPGGVQVGLADGSVRFIADTINLATWRALGTKGGGEVLGEF, from the coding sequence ATGCGAAAACAATCCGCATTTACGTTGGTCGAACTGTTGGTGGTGATTGCCATCATTGGTGTCTTAATCGCCTTGTTACTTCCCGCCGTGCAACAAGCCCGCGAGGCCGCTCGGCGGATGCAATGCACGAACCAGGAAAAACAGCTGGTTTTGGCGATGCATAACTACGAAAGCACTTTTAGAAAATTCCCTGGTTTGCCGTTCATCAGCCAATACGGCTTCAGCGTTCAAGCCAAGGTCTTGCCCTATGTCGAACAAGGCAACCTGCAAGAGCTGATCGATTTCAAAGTTCCCCTGATGTTGGGCTCTGGTGGAAGTCAGTACCTCAATCCGGTGCATGGCCCGGCAGCTCAGACGGTGGTGCAACTGTTCCTCTGCCCGAGCGACGGTGAAAACCCGGTATTTACGAACGACAACACCGGCGACTACTCGTTTGCTGGCACCAATTACGTCGTCTGCACCGGCGATGGGACTGGCTCGAATTACGACACCAGAGCAGCCACCAACGGAATGTTCTGGCAAGGGTCGCAAACCGGTTTTCGTGACATGACCGATGGTTCGTCGAACACGGCGGTTCTTTCCGAGTCGCTGCTGGGCGACAAGTCGGAAGGGAGCGGCCAAGTGACCAATGCGCAGCGGCAAATGGCACGCTATCGTGGCGGCGGCATGGGAGCTAGCGGTGAAGGTTTCACCGGGGCACCCGGCCACAATCCCGATATGGTTGCCGCCGCAAGTGGTGCTGGCAATATCGATGGGCGGGGCCGCAGCTCTTGGATTTGGGGGCGCGAACATTTGAATTCGTTCAATACCTACATGACCCCTAACAACACGGTGCCTGATGTGCATCGCAACGGCTTCGGCTGGTTCGCCCCACGCAGTCATCACCCAGGTGGCGTGCAAGTTGGTTTGGCCGATGGTTCGGTTCGCTTCATCGCCGACACTATCAATCTAGCCACCTGGCGAGCCTTGGGAACCAAAGGAGGAGGAGAAGTGCTAGGCGAGTTCTAA